Below is a window of Mauremys mutica isolate MM-2020 ecotype Southern chromosome 11, ASM2049712v1, whole genome shotgun sequence DNA.
CAGCACATGTACTAAAATTCTTCAAACATAATTTTGGGCCATAAACAATTTTCTTCTAGACTAACAAAATCCCAGGCATTTTAGCCATTTATAGCACATAAAATGATCATGTGTAGTGTCTGAGATGTTTTCTGCATGCTTGGATTCTATTTTATTTAGAATTTAAAACACGAACAATTTATTTACTTTTGCTATTTCTCTCCCTTCAGAAAAGCTGGTAACCAGAAGAGAAGATACAAAAGTTAAGATCACTATGTGGCACTGTGAAGCTTTCAATGGTACCAAGAACAGCGAGAACCAGCATCTCTGCCATGACTTCCATCTGGTTCTTTTCATCTTTTCCCTACTCTACCTCATCATCTGTTTTCCAGTTGGCCTTTGTTACAATGCTCTGCTTGTCCTAGTTAATCTTTGTAACAAAGCAACTATGACAATGCCGGATGTTTACTTTGTCAATATTGCAATTGCTGGCCTCATCATCAGTGCGATGGCACCAATGTACCTTCTAGGACCTGCTAATACAAAATGGGTCATCTGGAATATTAACAATGAAGTTTATATTACATTACTCATTTTATTCAATGTTTCATCTTTAGTTATCATGTACTCTACTACATTGCTCAGCCTGGACTACTACATTGAACGTGCTTTACCAAGAACTTATATGTCAAGCGTGTACAACACAAAACACGTCTGTGGGTTCATCTGGGGAGGAGCTATGCTTACAAGTTTTTCATCTCTCTTATTCTACGTCTGCAATCATGTATCCACTAAAATAATTGAATGTTCCAAGATGCAAAACAAAGAAGCAGCAGATGCCATTATGGTTTTTATTGGGTATGTCGTACCAGCTCTTGCTGTACTGTATGCATTTGTGTTAATTTTGCGAATACGTCATGAGGCTACACCACTGGACCAAGACACTGGAAGATTAGATCCTTCAGTGCACAGGCTCTTGATTGCTACAGTCTGTACACAGTTTACATTATGGACACCCTACTATGTAACTCTTTTGGTAAACACATTTATTAATGTGCAAGGAAAACTTACAGATGAGAATTACATCCGAATATTACGTTTTATGAAGGGTTTATCAAAATTGTTGGCTTTCTCAAGTAGTTTTGTAATGCCTCTACTCTACCGATATATTAACAAAAACTTTCCCCACAAATTACGACGGCTGCTTAAAAGAATACACTGTGGAAATCAAGGATGTTCTCATGAACGCACAGTAGTACAGCAAGTTATGACGTAGGTATGAAAGAATCTCATGGTGCTCAATTACTGCAGTACTTTGTATACTGTACTCAGTATGTGACAATATTTTGTTGATTCTTAAAAGATCATTTTTATGGGAGCACCAAGCAAGGAGGCTTGAAAAGAGCTTCCATTATAACTAAATGATTTACAGTTTAAACCTACAGATAGTAAAAATGGTTGCAAAAAACCTCTTAAGCGTCTGTCTACATGTTATAATTCCTGTGTTTTCCAGTATTTTCAATGCACTGAGTCAGTTAAAAAGCATAAGCTTTGTCTTCACAGTTCTAATAATCCTGTCTGAAGAAATCACTAAGGGGTTAAATGAAGCCTTGATTGAATACACAGCACTTTGTTATCTTATACAGGAAAAAGTAGTATTTTACTCTCCATATAAAGGAACacaattgttttaattttaaaagtagaGATATTCTTGGTGGTGGTGAAGACAGCATCTTTTCAATGAAGATGATCTCTGTTAAAGATCAGACTGTTCAACTATATAAGTTTTAATAGTGAAGTGTTAATTATGAGTTACTTTAGTATTTAATTAATTtgcttcctctcccttccccaaagaagggAAGAGGAACCTAAAATGCAATTCTAAGAAAGGATATTCTTATGCAGACTTAGCTACATTTTAATATCTTTGACAAATCAAATTTTCCTAGATGTAACAATTAACAAATATACAGTTAAGTCTTCATTGCTCTCTGTGTATCATAAAAACATTTCAATGattcagaaatatttattaactattttAAGGGAATGAAGAGACATTTGCTCTGCATATTAAAATGAAGGATACAATGGTTCATGAAGTTAGAGTGAAAGTAAAGTGTACATGGTTGAAGAATGTTTGGCTAAGTGTTATGGTCCATAAAAGTTCATGTAACTAGAGtgaattattttaaacaaataaatatgtttctaatgaacatttttcatttttaagagATATGCTTGTGACAGTAATAAATTGAAGTCTCTTTAATCATGGGACATTGTTAAACCTGCGGGAGGGGGGAAGCTTTCAATGTAGGTATTGTTTCAAAATGGGTGAGAACCTGGAGCCCTTTGTAAGGCTCATAAGTTACTATTTTCCTTGAACAGAACAATGTGTTGCTTCCTTTAAAATGTGTCAGACTATGAGTAGTCTTTCTTAAGATAGGTTTAGTTATCACTATCTTACTTTTTAAGTACCAAAATTCAAGCACTTGAAGTGACAGGAAATGTAAAATGAtgcagaatgaaaagaaaaattctATAGTTTCTAGTATTATTAAACATACATTTTTAGCTTCTAAATTTAACCAGCTGAAATTGCTTTGTTTACATAAGCAAGaataatttgtattttatttaatatagaATCAGCCACGTTATACATAAAAGAAATAAGGAAAATAATCCATAATAGGAGTAATATTTAAAATGGATATTTATGAATTCAAACCAGCACTAGTTATTTGCTTAATATTTCGTGGAACTCCTTGCAGCGTGACTCCAGAATGCACTGTATCaattgaattttttaaatttacaatagTGATGAAGAAATGCAGTGCAGATTGCCAAATTTTACAGTTGAGAGAGTATTTGAAAAACAGAGATAATGCAAACAGAAACAGTGGAACCTCATTTATCTACACAAACAGGGGAGTGCAAATTAGAGAGGTGTTGGGGCTAGGAAACGTTCAGGGAGAGCATCTGATCCAATAGTTAACTATAAGTGCCCTCCCTTTGGGCACAGACAGCAGAGAAGCCAGAAGATGAACGGGTACTCTTCTACTGGCTTGTGGGGAACATGGCATCATCTACACCGGCCCTGTCTCAACACAGTAACTTCTAAACCAATGGAATTCTGCTAAATTGCAAAATTAAAATTCCACATTAGTGTGTAtttacaaagagtcctgtggcatcttacagactaacagacgtattggagcataagctttcgtgggtgaatacccacttcatcagacgcatgtataTTTACAGTTTACCAAGGTGTAGGTTAGCAGATTCTGCTGCAGAAGAAATAAGGagaaaaaataactttaaaaccCTTTTAGTTATTAATAGTACCATTTCACCATACTCTCTGTCTCCGGTTTTTTGTCTGTTTCTGTATCGATTACAAACTATATGAACCAGGAAGAGTGAGATCACAATCCATTTACCACttcttttccctccttcccttcaGTACTATTCCACTCACTTCTCCACACACCTGTCTCTACTTTTCCTCTCTGGGTAGTAATTTATTCAGCTCTCCCATGAACATGTTGATTATCCGCTACTGTTCTTTTTGGTATCTTGttctatatttttaataattgcatattttaattaaaactttgCTCAAAATAATTTTACTCTTAATTCCCTATATATTAAACCACTTGAAGGACTATTCAACCCAATCATATTGATCCCTTTCGTAGGTTCGGTGTTGGTTAGCTCACAAATATCTCCCTCCTGCCAGCTGATGGGAATGAGTCTGACCTTTCCCTGTTACTGTGTCTGATTTACATTTCACCTAATTTTGAGCCAATACACCCCTTCAAGCCATATGATCATTTATGCTCTTCATATATCATGTGCCTTGAATCTCACTAAATATAATCTACTGTAATAAACAGAATACTGTAACAGTAATCTCTCAAATCTCTTTTCTGACCAGCATATCAGACAGCCGTTAAATTTTGCACATGTTCAGTATCTGCCTTTATGTTTTCCAGTATTATGGAGCCTCTCAGTGTCATAGCATCAAAAATCCTTgcctttattttaaatgtaaataatGAAAGCGTAGAGAGATTTAAAAGTGAGCTCTGCATTACCTCATTAGCAGCTTCTTTTTAGGATGGAAAGCGCCAATTAACAAGCATTTATCTCCTCCTCTAAATAATTTTTGCTACGTTGCCAAGTCTCTTCATGCTCCACTATCTCATCTTCTTGAAACTTATTTCTGAAGTGGAACTCTCTCAAATAatttctctgaaaacactggcaTAGGGACACAAATGCATCTTTCTTTTTGCCATAGCAACTGCATCCTCTCACAGCTCAAGCTTAATTCAATACGAGATGCTCTTTCCCAAGAGCTTGCTGGCTCTGTTCAATCAAGTGCTACTTGTCCTAAAGAGTCCAGACTAGTTGCTTGAGAAACTGCTAACTTTCTTTGCAGCATTTCTAAAGTCATTAAACTTTATTCCATTAATTTGCTGTAGATCTCTTTTAAACAACGGCACGGTGTTATGGGCACAGAAAAAGATGGAGGCAATTTGGGGGACAAGGTGTGCCAGGACACAAGACTCTTAGTGGCTCTACCCCGGGGTCCCATCCCTGgttggagtacttgtggcagggcagcctcccttgcttcccagagACAGGAGAGGCAACAGACATGCACACACCCCCTCTCAAAAGTAGTAAGGGTGGCAGcagatgttctctctctctctcttttttttttaaaaacagtgggCACTAGTACTTAACCTAGCATCTGAGATGTTTCAGCTTGGATGGGTAGGTGGATGTGTACACCAGGTCCACTGCACTTTCTGCTTCTGGTGGTAGGGCTTCACAGAACAATAGGTTTTGGAGTTAACATCACATTGAAATGAACGGAGCACCTCGTACCTCtcagagctgttgtttcaggcaGTCTGCAGACTAAGAGATACTTCACAGCACCAGTTGCACTCAGTTTGCGAGGGCCTATAGTGCCTGTGCTTTAACCTGGCTCTGTATGGGCATTTTTAGAAATCATCTGTTTCCTTGGCTACTCTGAGTACTTGTAACAATTGCAGGATAGCCTTCTTTAATTCCCACCCACAAGTAAACAGATAATAAAACTTCTCTTATACCCATCTAGCAGAATAAACTCTCCTCTTCTTCTTACCAAAAGGAAATCCATTTCTTGAAGGGAAACATTAAACCCAGCATTTCTGTCCTGTAAAAGTTGTTACTGAAGTGCAGTCCAGCATCCAGGGAAACAATTTCTAGAAGGAAGGAAACTGGCTTTACCTGGTGTGACTATAGAGTCACGCCAGACTGATTGCCTCTTTAAAACACACCTCCAGAATGTTATACCTGTCTTAGAGATTTAGCTGCATTgtcaattttaactctcactaTTTGCTTTCCTTGCTcacataattagggtgaccagatgtcccatttttatagggacagtcccgttttttgggactttctcttatatagatgcctattatcccccaccccgttTCGTTTTTTCACAGTTTCTATCCGGTCACCTTACACATAATCTTATCCCTAATTTTCACAAACATGCAgccttttcatttgcaaagtaTAAAATGCCACATTAATTTCTGTCCTTTTCCACTTACATGAAATTCCCTGCTTCACACTATTGGTCTTTTATAACCTCTCTTCAGATTATAATTTCTTGTCACTTTTAATGTACTAGGaaattttattttcatgtttCATTTTGCTCTTCTACTCTTTCACGTGGGGCCTCACACTTTATCCATGGTACCATTCACTGTATTTTAGCTTCACTAGCTTCTGTTTTGTTGTCTTTTTATGACATTTCAGTTTTATTGGAATGTTTTGACATTGTAATTCAGTGCTGTCCAGTACAATGGAAGATGTTtttatgagggggaaaaaaaaaaaagatctaatCAGTTTTCTTCAACATACTCTACAAATCTGAAGACCGTTTTAAAGTCCTAGTTTGTGTATGTTAGTGCGCCTGAAGTTAAGTATTTTTGCACATATCctcagaaatattttaaatatgagGAGATCATCAAttgattcccctccccacccccctcatttTTGTTTCTGGATTAGACTGGGTTGTTATTTTCAATAGTGAGCGTGATCTTTTGGCTGCTCAATAGACACTATGACATGCAACTGTATTCGCATGCACTCTCCTTGAATATTAGATCAGTAgtgatgtttaaaaaataaacattgaagTAAACATCCAAATGAGCAACAACTTTGTAGTGGTTATACACAGATAAAAATATATGAGCACGTACATTAGAAACTGTCCTTGAGGGAAAATTAAATATGGGATAGTGAAAATATAAGGAGTTTTATGAACAAATCCTTGATATGACAAGTTCTCAAAACATAGCAAACACCAGTAAATCAAAAGTGGGGCCTTTCCATTTCAATGCCTGAAGGTTTCTGATTGCTTTGTAAATATGAGCCGATCTGTTTTGCATTTGAATTAATATTGGTAAAGTACTGTATATATGCAGATAAAAGGAGCCTGCTGATGTAAAAAAATTTGCAAAGAATTTATTAAATTATTTCAAAAAAATGATATGTCTATCACCATTTAAATGTAAACCTCTTTCAATGATTAAACTGTACTGTATAAATTTCTATTTGCATACGCTGTACATTAGAAAGTCAGCACAAGAAAAGTGCTATTATTAACAGTATTATTTTCTCCCAGAGTTTAGTATTTTTGAGTTGATTTATGGTTTGTAGCCTCTCTGCTTTCAGAAGAGCCAATTATGTCAAATCAATAAACTAACAAAATTGTTCACCTCTGCATCTGCTAATGTTATTACTACCACTGGTTTTTAGACTGATTTGTGTTGGCTAATTGATGAAATCACTAGCTTCCATACTTTCCATTTGAGAACCaaactcatttttaccatataattataaaataaattgactggaatataaatattgtacttacatttcagtgtataatacatagagaagtataaacaagtcatggtatgaaattttagtttgtactgacttcgttagtgctttttatgtagccggttgtaaaattaggcaaatatctagttGAGTTGgtgtactccctggaagacctctgcatacccccagggatacgtgtacccctggttgagaaccactactctACTAGTCTAAATAAGAGAGCCAGCACTCAATGAACAAATTCACCGAGCAATATATTAAAGGCTGTTTCAGATGATCCATCCTGTGTTCATCTATTGAACTTTCCATTTCCACTGGTacacaacaaaaagacaatcAGTGTTCATCATCTTGCTTTATACACTACAACCCCATTTGTTCAAAAGGTTTCATATTAATGAAGATAGCCTGTTGTTTATAAACTAGTTTAACTGGCCACGAGTTTTGTGGAGGCTGAACTCTGgacctgatctcatttacactagtgtaaatcagtagtGAGTCCACTGAAGTCTTCTgaattacactggtataaaactaGTGTACGAGAGTTCCGAATCAGCCCTTCTGGGTGCACAGTTCCAAGATCCTATTTGCTTGCTGGATGttaactctcactgacttcaggtgAGAGTTACTAGTATTCTGAGGTGGGAGGACAGAATCATGGGAGTTGTTTGTTTCAGAGTGCAGTGAAAATATGCCAAGTGACTATATTTGAAAATCCTGGGGGAAAtaattaagctttttaaaaaaaaacaagactcAGTTAAATGGGGTTGTACTATGTATGTTTACTAAGAAAGAGTGACAGTAGTACAGGGACTAGGTTTGGAGCCAAATACTGCTCTCATACCAGTAGAAATCCTGAGTGATGCCACTGACTTTATTGGaattaaataatattgaaaacaGTGACAGGGAGAGCACAATTAGGGTCTTGGCTTCTCAGGAATTAATAGCAGAACTGAGACTAGAATTCAACTAATCACTTTTGCCTCAATATATGCAGCTGAAAAGTGAGTAAAACACTTACATGCCTCAAATATGTGCTGTAAAGTTTAATTTTTGCAAAGCTTTTAATAAGTGCAAATTATTGCTACTTTTACTATACAATGCCAGGTTCATCTACGAATAAAAGCAATCAAATTTATGTCAAAGAACTGCAACATTAGATTGCCATGTAGCACATGAATTTAAGACTGAAATATCTCATGTATTATaacttattatttttaatttttccattGTCCACCAATCAAAGCATTTCAACGTattcaaaatgttatttttccatATATAGAAAAATGAGCTAAAAGAGGCATtctcccttttttatttttaatatttcattatttGTAATGTCTTCATAAAAGCTGGAAATAGAGCCACTTTTCTtgtttattttcttcatttaCATATTTCATACAACAGAAGCAATAATATTTCCCTTATACTTTTCTCTGGGTTTGAGTACCACATCTTTAATTACATCAACAAGAATGCTCATAATTTTGGAGATATTTATTAACAACTTTAACCCTAGCAGGCGCAGCTCCCACATTATTACATGTCACACCCAGAGACTGATTTTGAATGCACTAGTTTCTCATAAGAAGAtttgtagttttaaaaaacaaaaatatacttAAAATCATTTTTACCATTAAGAGTACTTTGAAACTGCGACCAAACACTGACAAGAGTAAAGTGAATCAGTTCAACCTGGATTTTAAAGCATTTGAGGGCTTATTACACAGGAGATTAAAAAACagcaggggtaggggtggggggagatcaaTGCCAACATGGAGTCCTGGGGTGGGAGAAAAGAGTAGGGAGGTTTACAGGGAGCAAAGTGCAAAGTTGAA
It encodes the following:
- the GPR146 gene encoding probable G-protein coupled receptor 146 isoform X1; its protein translation is MDSQRKEKLVTRREDTKVKITMWHCEAFNGTKNSENQHLCHDFHLVLFIFSLLYLIICFPVGLCYNALLVLVNLCNKATMTMPDVYFVNIAIAGLIISAMAPMYLLGPANTKWVIWNINNEVYITLLILFNVSSLVIMYSTTLLSLDYYIERALPRTYMSSVYNTKHVCGFIWGGAMLTSFSSLLFYVCNHVSTKIIECSKMQNKEAADAIMVFIGYVVPALAVLYAFVLILRIRHEATPLDQDTGRLDPSVHRLLIATVCTQFTLWTPYYVTLLVNTFINVQGKLTDENYIRILRFMKGLSKLLAFSSSFVMPLLYRYINKNFPHKLRRLLKRIHCGNQGCSHERTVVQQVMT
- the GPR146 gene encoding probable G-protein coupled receptor 146 isoform X2, coding for MWHCEAFNGTKNSENQHLCHDFHLVLFIFSLLYLIICFPVGLCYNALLVLVNLCNKATMTMPDVYFVNIAIAGLIISAMAPMYLLGPANTKWVIWNINNEVYITLLILFNVSSLVIMYSTTLLSLDYYIERALPRTYMSSVYNTKHVCGFIWGGAMLTSFSSLLFYVCNHVSTKIIECSKMQNKEAADAIMVFIGYVVPALAVLYAFVLILRIRHEATPLDQDTGRLDPSVHRLLIATVCTQFTLWTPYYVTLLVNTFINVQGKLTDENYIRILRFMKGLSKLLAFSSSFVMPLLYRYINKNFPHKLRRLLKRIHCGNQGCSHERTVVQQVMT